The genome window CTGAAGGTGTTTGCGCAGCCTGGTGATAAAAACATCCATGGTGCGGGTATTAAAAAAACTATCATCCCCCCACAGCTTTAACAATACCGCTTTACGGTCAAGCACCTCGTTTTTGTGCTGTACCAGCAGCGTTAGAAGTTCGTTTTCACGGTGCGACAACTTGCATGACAACTGCCCGCCGAACCATAACTCCTGCTTGTTCATGTCAAATGTGTATCGCCCTAACGCCACTGCTGATGGAGCCTTGCCCGTGGCCCTGCGGCGCAACAATTCATTAAGCCGCAGGATCAGTTCCTCCAGACTAAACGGTTTCTTCAGGTAATCATTCCCGCCAGAATCGTAGCCCTTCACAACATCTTCTGTTTGTGATTTTGCTGTTAAAAATAAAACGGGAAGCTGCTTATCTGTCTTACGAATTTCCTCAACAAAGGTAAAGCCGTCCATAAAAGGCATCATCACATCAACAATACAAATGTCGAAATCATTTTTACGAATTGCCTCCAGCCCCAAAACGCCATTAAGTACATGAGTAACTGTGAAATCGCGCTTTCGCAGGGTTTCAGTTACTATTTTTGCAAGCTGCAACTCGTCCTCAAGCAACAGAACTTTGGCTTGTTTCATGGTATATAAATGGTATGCTGATCATAAATTTTGTGCCGCGGCCCTCTTTGCTTGTTAATGATAGGGTGCCTTTGTGTTTTTCAATAATACTTTTGGCATAGCTTAAACCCAGGCCGTAGCCTTTAACATTATGAATATCGCCGGAGGGGACGCGAAAAAACCTGTCGAACACTTTATCCTGATATTGGGCCGGGATCCCGGGGCCATTATCGGTTACCGAGATTATAATGCTGCCATTTTCAATGTGCCGGCCAATATTGATTACAGAGCCCGGACCACCATATTTTATAGCATTATCCAGTAAATTGGCTATCGCATTTTTCAGCAGCGGTTTATCAGCTATCGCCTGCAAAACTTCATCTTCATTATTATAGTTAACAATCACGTTGGCCTTATCAGACTGCGGCTTATATTCCTGTACTATCCCGTTTATTAGCTGGTCAATATTTACCTTGGACAAATTTAGACTAACGCTGTCCTGTTCTGAAATTACACTTTTAAGTATCTGGTCGATAAGATTAGTTAGGTTGCCGGCCTGGTAGCGGATGATGCCAAGGTATTCATCAGCCGATGCCTTGCTCAGGTTAAAATCCTGGATAGCCTCGGCAGCTATATTAATAGTTGCAACCGGGGTTTTCAGCTCATGGGTCATGTTGTTTACAAAATCGTTCTTCAGTTCAGCCAGTTTTTGTTGTGATAGCAGCGTTTTAACGGTATAGGCAAAACAAAATATGGTGATGCTAATCAATAGCAGCGAAGTTACGATCAGCCACTTCATCACCCTTAAAAAATACAGGTTGGGGCTTTCAAACCCGGCAAATACCATATCTTTTTGTGCCGGCCTTTGTAAGCCCGCGTTAAGTGTACGTGTTAAGAAAGGGCGGGGATTATTTTGCTTTTTGGGGTTGATAACGAAAGGAGCATCAATATCCCTTAATAAAAGTTCGTCTTTATAAAATTTACCCAGCGCCGCTGCATTGCACCTGCTTTTGTCTACCACCTTTACCAGGCTATCGCCCAGCCGCTGCGTGTAAAAATACACAAACCCGTTTTTCAAATCGTGCCGCAACGTAGAATCGCCCATGTGGTTTATAAATACCGCTTTGGCTTTCGGGGTAATATGGCTTAGTTTTTCTGTAAAAGCATTAATGCTGAAGCTAACGCCACGATCCTTTTTAAAGTAAGGATGCGTATCTGCAAGTGTAAAAACAGTATTGCTGTCGCGGTTTTTGTTATTACAGGTAATGGTTACAAAAGTTGTATCAGCCAGCCAGCCTTTAAACCGGGCAACTATTTTGCGCTCCCTTGCGTCCATTTCCCGCTCAATTGCTTTATCCAGGGCCTCATTAATATCGTGCTTAAAAGTTTTAACTGTACTCTTATAATTCTGATAGTTCCAGTACAGCTGCAAAAAGGTAATACCTGTAACACAGGCTGACATTAGTATCAAAATTAAAACGATCCGTTTTTTCATTGGCATAAAAGTAACACCTCTGCTATTTAATAAAGAAAGTGTTAACACTAATTAACGGTGCTTAACCCGCGTTAACTTCCACGTTGTGATTTTATACCTTGTTTTGAAGAAAAAATCAGCATGAAAAAAATAACCCTTTTACTCGTCCTGGCAACCAGCTTCGCAGTTGCCCAGGTTAAAAATGGCGAACCAGTTCCCGATATAAATTTTCAGACCATTTTAAATGCCCCTGTAAAGAATACAATGCTACATAATTTAAAAGGCAAAGTTGTTTTACTTGATTTTTGGGCAACCTGGTGCGGATCGTGCATTGAAGCCATGCCGCACCTCAAACAACTGCAACAAAAATTCCCCGGTAAGCTACAGATCATCACCATAACCGACGAAACACCTAAGCGCACCGCCCAGTTTTTAGCTGTTAAACCATCAAACCTATGGTTTGCCATAGATACCGGAAGGGATATTGCCAGCCTTTTCCCGCACCAGCTCATTCCGCACAGCGTGCTTATTGGTGCTGATGGCAAATTAATTGCAAATACCAGCCCTGAACTGGTTACCGAAAAAGTTATTGACAGTGTATTGAACAACAAAGAAATACACCTTGCTGAAAAGAAGGATGTTGTGATGGATTATCAGGAGATCATTAAAAAATATTTTTTTGCTGCCGACACTGTTAAAAGCAGGTTTAGCATGCTACCCGAAATTAAAGGTGCACCAGGGCTCAGTACCACCTGGCTAATGGACAGCACATTTAACGGCCGGAGGTTAACCTGTTTAAATCTTGGACTTACCTCTCTTTACCGGTTGGCCAACAATGATTTTCCTTATTCAAGAATCCTTGATAAAACCGTAAAAAGCAAAAACGACCGTCCCTATTGCCTTGACATTATTGTAGCTAAAAAAGAAGACTTGCTACCCACGCTGCAAAAAGAGCTGGCAAAAAGATTTGACCTGCAGGCACAAGTGGAACAGCAAAGCAAAACAGCCTGGGTTTTAAAAATTACCGACCCCGAAAAATTTAAAAAGAACCTGCGTAATACATCAGGTAAAAGAACCTACAGCGCCAGCCATGGTGCAATAGATGAGCAAAATATAACGATGTCAGATTTTGCTGACTACCTGGAATCGTACGGACTAGGAAAACTACCTGTAGTTGATGAAACCGGCAACACCGAAAAGTTTGATATCAACTTCTCATTCCAACCCGAAAATCCTGCAAGTTTGATACAGGTGCTAACTGACATGGGCCTTGGAGTGGAAAAACAGGAGCGCAAAATTGGTGTACTGCTGATTTATAATCAAAAGACAAGCTAAACAGCTTTATCAGATAATTAACAGTCTGGAAATAACTTTCACCTCTATCTTAAAACAATTAAAGGGCTTTTTTGCCCTTTTTCGGTTTTAAACCCTTTTTTGCAATATCATTGTCAAAACCACCAAAGCATGACATAAAAAAAACAATGCCTTAAGGTTAATGTTGTTAATTTGACTTCGATATTTGTGTGCATAATTAATAATTTCTATTATATAATTATGATATTTACACCTCGAAAAACTGTAATTCATTTATCCATACATCTCTGCCATACCAAATTTTAATGAAATTAACCCCTC of Mucilaginibacter xinganensis contains these proteins:
- a CDS encoding response regulator transcription factor, whose amino-acid sequence is MKQAKVLLLEDELQLAKIVTETLRKRDFTVTHVLNGVLGLEAIRKNDFDICIVDVMMPFMDGFTFVEEIRKTDKQLPVLFLTAKSQTEDVVKGYDSGGNDYLKKPFSLEELILRLNELLRRRATGKAPSAVALGRYTFDMNKQELWFGGQLSCKLSHRENELLTLLVQHKNEVLDRKAVLLKLWGDDSFFNTRTMDVFITRLRKHLQQDLSVEIINIRGVGYKLID
- a CDS encoding sensor histidine kinase; translation: MKKRIVLILILMSACVTGITFLQLYWNYQNYKSTVKTFKHDINEALDKAIEREMDARERKIVARFKGWLADTTFVTITCNNKNRDSNTVFTLADTHPYFKKDRGVSFSINAFTEKLSHITPKAKAVFINHMGDSTLRHDLKNGFVYFYTQRLGDSLVKVVDKSRCNAAALGKFYKDELLLRDIDAPFVINPKKQNNPRPFLTRTLNAGLQRPAQKDMVFAGFESPNLYFLRVMKWLIVTSLLLISITIFCFAYTVKTLLSQQKLAELKNDFVNNMTHELKTPVATINIAAEAIQDFNLSKASADEYLGIIRYQAGNLTNLIDQILKSVISEQDSVSLNLSKVNIDQLINGIVQEYKPQSDKANVIVNYNNEDEVLQAIADKPLLKNAIANLLDNAIKYGGPGSVINIGRHIENGSIIISVTDNGPGIPAQYQDKVFDRFFRVPSGDIHNVKGYGLGLSYAKSIIEKHKGTLSLTSKEGRGTKFMISIPFIYHETSQSSVA
- a CDS encoding TIGR03435 family protein produces the protein MKKITLLLVLATSFAVAQVKNGEPVPDINFQTILNAPVKNTMLHNLKGKVVLLDFWATWCGSCIEAMPHLKQLQQKFPGKLQIITITDETPKRTAQFLAVKPSNLWFAIDTGRDIASLFPHQLIPHSVLIGADGKLIANTSPELVTEKVIDSVLNNKEIHLAEKKDVVMDYQEIIKKYFFAADTVKSRFSMLPEIKGAPGLSTTWLMDSTFNGRRLTCLNLGLTSLYRLANNDFPYSRILDKTVKSKNDRPYCLDIIVAKKEDLLPTLQKELAKRFDLQAQVEQQSKTAWVLKITDPEKFKKNLRNTSGKRTYSASHGAIDEQNITMSDFADYLESYGLGKLPVVDETGNTEKFDINFSFQPENPASLIQVLTDMGLGVEKQERKIGVLLIYNQKTS